One region of Triticum aestivum cultivar Chinese Spring chromosome 6B, IWGSC CS RefSeq v2.1, whole genome shotgun sequence genomic DNA includes:
- the LOC123133079 gene encoding T-complex protein 1 subunit theta-like yields MNKMVINHLDKHFITNDAATIVNELEVQHPAAKLLVLAARAQQEEIGDGANLTISFAGELLDKAEELIRMGLHPSEIIIGYTKAINKTLEILEDLVEKGSENMDVRNKEEVVLRMKSAVASKQFGREDVLCPLVADACIQVCPENPANFNVDNVRVAKLVGGGLHNSSVVRGMVLKNDAVGSITKVENVMVAVFAGGVDTSATETKGTVLIHSAEHLENYAKTEEAKVEELIKSVADSGGKVIVSGAAVGDMALHFCERYKLMVLKVSSKFELRRLCRTTGAVALLKLSRPTAGELGYADSVSAEEIGGARVTVVQNEGGGNSVATVVLRGSTDSILDDLERAVDDGVNTYKCMCRDSRIIPGAAATEVELAKKLKQFSLKETGLDQYAIAKFGESFEMVPRTLSENAGLGAMGIISSLYAEHAAGNVKVGIDLKDGACKDASIMKIWDLYITKSFALKYSADVVCTVLRVDQIIMAKPAGGPRPPKQGGMDED; encoded by the exons ATGAATAAGATGGTCATCAATCATCTAGACAAGCACTTTATCACCAACGATGCTGCAACAATCGTGAACGAGCTTGAGGTCCAGCACCCTGCTGCTAAGCTCCTGGTGCTCGCCGCCAGAGCGCAACAGGAGGAGATCGGAGATGGAGCTAACCTCACCATATCTTTCGCGGGTGAACTGCTCGACAAGGCCGAGGAGCTTATCAGGATGGGACTGCATCCAAGTGAGATCATCATTGGGTACACCAAGGCCATTAATAAG ACGCTTGAGATTTTGGAGGATCTAGTTGAGAAAGGCTCGGAAAATATGGATGTAAGGAACAAGGAGGAGGTCGTGTTGAGGATGAAATCTGCTGTTGCCAGCAAGCAATTTGGCCGGGAGGATGTGTTGTGTCCACTTGTCGCTGAT GCCTGTATCCAAGTTTGCCCAGAAAATCCGGCTAACTTCAATGTCGACAATGTTAGAGTGGCAAAGCTTGTTGGAGGCGGCCTGCACAATTCTTCTGTAGTCCGTGGGATGGTTCTGAAAAATGATGCAGTTGGGAGCATAACAAAAGTGGAGAATGTGATG GTTGCGGTATTTGCTGGTGGTGTTGACACTTCTGCAACTGAAACGAAGGGAACTGTTCTTATACATTCTGCTGAGCAT CTTGAAAACTATGCTAAAACTGAGGAAGCAAAGGTGGAGGAGCTTATCAAATCTGTGGCTGATTCAGGTGGCAAGGTTATTGTCAGTGGAGCAGCAGTTGGCGATATGGCATTGCATTTTTGTGAACGTTACAA GCTAATGGTTCTGAAAGTCAGCTCAAAGTTTGAACTTCGGAGATTGTGCCGTACTACTGGAGCTGTAGCACTT TTGAAGCTTAGCCGGCCGACTGCGGGCGAATTAGGATATGCCGACTCTGTTTCCGCGGAAGAAATTGGCGGTGCTCGA GTGACTGTTGTCCAAAATGAAGGAGGTGGAAATTCAGTGGCTACTGTTGTCTTACGAGGCAGTACTGATAGTATATTAGATGATCTTGAAAGAGCTGTTGATGATGGCGTAAACACGTACAAG TGTATGTGCAGGGACAGTCGGATTATTCCTGGAGCTGCCGCAACAGAAGTAGAACTAGCAAAGAAATTGAAGCAGTTTTCTCTGAAGGAAACAGG GTTGGATCAGTATGCCATTGCAAAATTTGGTGAAAGTTTTGAAATGGTTCCAAGAACACTTTCTGAAAATGCTGGACTTGGTGCAATGGGGATAATATCTTCCCTCTATGCTGAGCATGCTGCTGGCAATGTGAAAGTTGGCATTGACTTGAAGGATGGTGCTTGCAAGGATGCGTCAATTATGAAAATATGGGACCTCTACATTACAAA GTCCTTCGCTCTAAAATACTCAGCAGATGTCGTATGTACTGTACTACGGGTTGACCAG ATCATCATGGCAAAGCCAGCAGGAGGTCCGCGACCCCCCAAACAAGGTGGTATGGATGAAGATTAG